The Candidatus Acidulodesulfobacterium acidiphilum genome includes a window with the following:
- the ccsB gene encoding c-type cytochrome biogenesis protein CcsB codes for MISPNISVLDGSLYFTVSLLFIFASFVCYFIFLFTGNKTISKIAFGILITGFIVQTAAFVIRWIYAYKIGIDTPPLVDLYDSLVFFAYIIEAGYILLRIFYDFDALGFIITFIASAALAFATFYPLATSAIEPTIPALQSYWLLYHIMTLFVAYGAFAASFGLGILYLIKNSRENVDKKRENRFLSLLPESTVIEESIYKVISVGLVFLTAGIVIGAAWADSAWGGYWSWDPKETWSLITWMTYVLFIHARFTKGWGGKKMAWIAVIGFAVVIFCYLGVDLIIPGLHSYATPGSSPIL; via the coding sequence ATGATTTCTCCAAATATATCCGTCCTTGACGGATCCTTATATTTTACTGTTTCGCTTCTTTTTATTTTCGCTTCTTTTGTTTGTTATTTTATTTTTTTATTTACGGGAAACAAAACTATATCGAAAATTGCCTTTGGCATTTTAATTACTGGCTTTATAGTTCAGACGGCGGCATTCGTTATAAGATGGATATATGCATATAAAATAGGGATTGATACGCCGCCTTTGGTCGATTTATACGACTCTTTGGTATTTTTTGCCTATATCATTGAAGCAGGCTATATATTATTAAGAATTTTTTACGATTTTGACGCCCTTGGCTTTATAATTACGTTTATTGCATCAGCGGCGCTTGCTTTTGCAACTTTTTATCCGCTTGCGACAAGCGCAATAGAACCTACTATTCCTGCATTGCAAAGCTACTGGCTTCTATACCATATTATGACTTTATTCGTTGCTTACGGAGCATTTGCAGCTTCATTCGGATTAGGAATACTTTATTTAATAAAAAACTCTAGAGAAAACGTCGATAAAAAGCGTGAAAATAGATTTTTATCGCTTTTGCCGGAGTCTACAGTAATAGAAGAATCAATTTATAAAGTAATATCGGTAGGACTGGTTTTTTTAACTGCAGGAATAGTAATAGGAGCTGCATGGGCGGACAGCGCCTGGGGCGGTTACTGGAGCTGGGATCCTAAAGAGACATGGTCTCTAATAACGTGGATGACGTACGTTTTATTTATTCATGCAAGATTTACTAAAGGATGGGGCGGCAAAAAAATGGCTTGGATAGCCGTTATTGGGTTTGCGGTCGTTATATTTTGCTATTTAGGAGTGGATTTGATAATCCCGGGATTGCATTCATATGCAACGCCTGGATCGAGTCCTATTTTATAA
- a CDS encoding DUF1015 domain-containing protein has protein sequence MKNKIKTIIEPLRPYIYDVNVSGEIKNLTAPPYDVISKELQDELYRRSEYNIIRLEYGKELLNDDNKENKYTRAAHLFGEWIDKGILKRAEKSTIYVYSQIFDVDGIEYERTGFMSLFKLPESKENNSIYGHEATLSKPKEDRFRLMENANANFSPVFSIFEDDNQKVLNILKTVLSEKEVKKIFDFIDDSGIRNMLYAIEDEKIIYDIQNVMSDKSVYIADGHHRFETCINYRDYVKKNGLDKKGINADYCLMFFAPSVQKGLVILPTHRGIKGKNINIENFIKILNKFFILKETNVDDLINENKKTGEKNVSFGFAHKSGRNFILSFKNETADSKAINPLDNLDVSILQEYILKKALEITQEEIDNQKYLVYEKDAKKALEKVKKGELEAVFFMNPTKIEDVIKIASVNLRMPQKSTYFYPKLISGLLINPLIKQS, from the coding sequence GTGAAAAATAAAATTAAAACAATAATAGAACCTTTAAGACCTTATATTTACGACGTTAATGTGTCCGGAGAAATTAAAAATCTTACTGCTCCGCCATATGACGTAATTAGCAAAGAACTTCAGGACGAACTGTATCGAAGGTCGGAATACAATATTATAAGACTGGAATACGGAAAAGAATTACTAAACGACGACAATAAGGAAAATAAATATACAAGAGCTGCGCATTTATTTGGAGAATGGATAGACAAGGGCATTTTAAAAAGAGCCGAAAAAAGTACGATTTACGTTTATTCGCAAATTTTCGACGTAGATGGAATAGAATATGAAAGAACCGGCTTTATGTCTCTTTTTAAACTTCCGGAATCTAAAGAAAATAACTCTATATACGGACATGAAGCTACACTATCCAAGCCCAAAGAAGACCGCTTTAGGCTGATGGAAAATGCAAATGCGAATTTCAGTCCTGTTTTTTCGATATTTGAAGACGATAATCAAAAAGTTTTGAATATTTTAAAAACGGTGCTATCGGAAAAAGAAGTTAAAAAAATCTTCGATTTCATTGACGACAGCGGAATTAGAAACATGCTTTACGCAATAGAAGATGAAAAAATCATATACGATATCCAAAATGTAATGAGCGATAAATCGGTTTATATAGCTGACGGACACCACAGATTTGAAACATGTATTAATTACAGAGATTACGTTAAAAAAAACGGATTAGATAAAAAAGGTATTAACGCCGATTATTGCCTTATGTTTTTTGCGCCTTCCGTACAAAAAGGATTAGTTATTTTACCTACGCATAGAGGAATAAAAGGAAAAAATATAAATATTGAAAATTTTATAAAAATTTTAAATAAATTCTTCATATTGAAAGAAACTAATGTAGACGACCTTATAAATGAAAATAAAAAAACCGGCGAAAAAAACGTTTCTTTCGGTTTTGCCCATAAATCAGGAAGAAATTTTATACTCTCGTTTAAAAACGAAACAGCGGACTCAAAAGCAATAAACCCTTTAGACAATCTCGACGTATCCATTCTTCAGGAATATATTTTAAAAAAAGCTTTAGAAATAACGCAGGAAGAAATCGATAACCAAAAATATCTCGTATATGAAAAAGATGCCAAAAAGGCTTTAGAAAAAGTTAAAAAAGGGGAACTAGAAGCCGTATTCTTTATGAATCCTACCAAGATAGAGGACGTAATAAAAATAGCTTCCGTAAACCTTAGAATGCCTCAAAAATCAACATACTTTTATCCTAAACTAATCAGCGGATTGCTTATTAACCCGCTGATTAAGCAAAGTTAA
- a CDS encoding serine/threonine-protein phosphatase, protein MHRQNLEEKIYSAASETQFLKEGDIINAAGVNLKIDGPFIQGWHSAKNNAGESVLYYRGNCGLWKDILGCSALPDILLCTDNEIIISADKEYKKYEFKIPSSKKEIGLIVKYISDLAEIIKFFNEQRISLLYINPDSLYVYGDKIKLNILPDLSEIGKKMFSPRDSVAPEVLMHDIATGKEGVYILGLIAYKFLTGDNINTYDIDVPDYINNIKIPGFPQFLSKTLSRREERFNIDEAIGYLKNINEERKAAVRFDIGISSSVGLNPDRLVDEDACGYVIENNINFSEKNVMLKACLADGMGGMAAGEYASTAAVKGFLKSSENAENFSKDLNDIVIDSAWQANKSVFDELQGKDGGCTFIGIIFKNETFALAHVGDSRAYLWVNAESECKLKRLTKDHSYVSLMVSSGNMTEEEARISPDRNKILKSLGVVRNRQSEYFDDLQKIIGKKTEDLNIGDIVLIVCDGIWSELEEKDIMKILSGSACGIGIEYSEAKNDDGDVCGTINKFGAQYIADALVSYAIEKGAPDNATALVIKRIA, encoded by the coding sequence ATGCATAGGCAAAACCTTGAAGAAAAAATATATTCGGCGGCTTCCGAAACGCAGTTTTTAAAAGAAGGCGATATAATTAACGCCGCCGGCGTTAATTTAAAAATCGATGGTCCTTTTATACAAGGATGGCATTCGGCTAAAAATAATGCGGGAGAATCGGTTCTGTATTACAGGGGTAATTGCGGCTTATGGAAAGACATTCTTGGATGTTCCGCCCTGCCCGATATTTTGCTTTGTACTGACAATGAAATAATAATTTCGGCGGACAAGGAATATAAGAAATACGAATTTAAAATTCCTTCTTCAAAAAAAGAAATCGGCCTAATAGTAAAATATATTTCCGATTTGGCGGAAATTATTAAGTTTTTTAACGAACAAAGAATATCTCTGCTGTATATCAATCCTGATTCTTTATATGTTTACGGCGACAAAATTAAATTGAATATACTGCCCGATTTATCGGAAATTGGAAAAAAGATGTTTTCACCGAGAGATTCCGTCGCTCCTGAAGTTTTAATGCATGATATCGCAACTGGAAAAGAGGGGGTTTACATACTGGGGCTTATTGCTTATAAGTTTTTAACCGGAGATAATATAAATACCTACGATATCGATGTTCCCGATTATATTAACAATATAAAAATACCCGGTTTCCCTCAATTTTTATCCAAAACGCTTTCAAGGCGGGAAGAGAGATTTAATATCGATGAAGCAATCGGTTATTTAAAAAATATTAACGAAGAAAGAAAAGCGGCGGTAAGATTCGATATAGGAATATCTTCGTCCGTAGGCTTAAATCCGGATAGGCTTGTAGATGAAGATGCCTGCGGTTACGTTATCGAAAACAATATAAATTTTAGCGAAAAAAACGTCATGTTAAAAGCATGCCTTGCGGACGGTATGGGCGGAATGGCGGCCGGAGAATATGCAAGCACGGCTGCCGTTAAAGGTTTTTTGAAAAGTTCCGAGAACGCCGAAAATTTTTCTAAAGACCTTAACGATATCGTAATAGATTCGGCATGGCAGGCAAATAAAAGCGTATTCGACGAGCTTCAAGGAAAAGACGGCGGCTGTACTTTTATAGGCATTATTTTTAAAAACGAGACGTTTGCTTTGGCTCATGTCGGCGATTCAAGGGCTTATCTATGGGTTAATGCTGAATCCGAATGTAAATTAAAAAGGCTTACTAAAGATCATTCATATGTTTCGCTTATGGTATCAAGCGGCAATATGACCGAAGAAGAAGCAAGAATAAGCCCTGACAGAAATAAAATTTTAAAATCCTTGGGAGTAGTAAGAAACAGGCAGAGCGAATATTTTGACGATTTACAAAAAATTATAGGAAAAAAAACGGAAGATTTAAATATTGGCGATATTGTTTTAATAGTATGCGACGGAATATGGTCGGAGTTGGAAGAGAAGGATATAATGAAAATTTTAAGCGGTTCGGCTTGCGGCATCGGCATTGAATACTCGGAGGCAAAAAACGACGATGGTGATGTTTGCGGCACTATAAATAAATTCGGCGCTCAATATATAGCAGATGCGCTTGTTTCTTACGCAATAGAAAAAGGCGCTCCGGATAATGCGACCGCCCTTGTTATTAAGCGTATTGCATAG
- a CDS encoding FHA domain-containing protein, translated as MKICPVCRKKFTDDKKFCNIDGSELIDFEMTEENINLNKSSLNNIKTLNENQSGADGNLSEIKEKPERLAEFKPARLTFKIDGNLTDKFFDLKSNYLIAGRFDSSTGPIDIDLSGFSGDEHISRKHAKFIFENGKWFVSDAGSTNGVFVKSASAKKFSSRITEPVELNNGDEVSLGNMLFMFNF; from the coding sequence ATGAAAATATGCCCTGTATGTAGAAAAAAGTTTACGGACGATAAGAAATTTTGCAATATAGACGGTTCCGAATTAATAGATTTTGAAATGACTGAAGAAAATATAAACTTAAATAAATCTTCGCTTAATAATATTAAAACCTTAAATGAAAACCAATCCGGTGCCGACGGTAATTTATCGGAAATTAAAGAAAAACCAGAACGGCTTGCCGAGTTTAAACCTGCGCGTTTAACATTTAAAATAGACGGTAATTTAACGGATAAATTTTTTGATTTAAAATCTAATTATCTGATTGCAGGCAGATTCGATTCGTCGACGGGGCCTATAGATATCGATTTGTCGGGATTTTCCGGAGACGAGCATATATCGAGGAAACATGCTAAATTTATTTTTGAAAACGGTAAATGGTTCGTTTCCGACGCAGGTTCCACAAACGGCGTTTTTGTAAAATCTGCTTCGGCTAAGAAATTTTCGTCCAGAATTACAGAACCGGTCGAATTAAATAACGGAGACGAAGTATCATTAGGCAATATGCTTTTTATGTTCAACTTCTAA
- a CDS encoding VWA domain-containing protein — protein MPILIDGLKNFVNSSKLKNTDRVSLIKFDDKADVLLPFVNIESKNKDLILNAIDGLINYSGGTSMGAGMKEALDLISKETGNRKIIMLTDGQTSDEDLVKEMSLELAKLNIPLIAVGIGEDWNENLISFITDKTQGKPYYASANGGDDASGIVIKPSEIPDIMIKELEHAVNETLTALSLTLNTVKDVTVDRITKVYPEVSEVDINIKPHFLGSINPEGNSVFIIESTLPERKPIKSRLMQLSLTYDMPDGNYRGENPPEDVIVEFTMDESKASVVNNEVMQWVQQRNVGSLLEKALKEAGEDPSNASKTLDMAKRMTVKLGNSAMTKIIEKAQDEIKENKTISIGTSKTLRIGSKTKTIKISQENELSDEQIRKLSGI, from the coding sequence TTGCCGATTTTAATAGATGGGTTGAAAAACTTTGTTAATTCGTCAAAATTGAAAAATACCGACAGGGTAAGCCTTATTAAATTTGACGATAAAGCCGACGTTTTACTGCCTTTCGTTAATATAGAGAGTAAAAATAAGGATTTAATATTGAATGCAATAGACGGACTTATAAATTACAGCGGCGGCACTTCTATGGGCGCAGGAATGAAAGAAGCTTTAGATTTAATTTCTAAAGAAACCGGAAATAGAAAGATTATAATGCTTACCGACGGGCAGACCTCCGACGAGGATTTGGTAAAAGAAATGTCGCTGGAACTGGCAAAATTAAATATACCGTTAATAGCCGTTGGAATCGGCGAAGACTGGAATGAAAATCTTATTTCTTTTATTACCGATAAAACGCAAGGCAAACCTTACTATGCTTCGGCTAACGGCGGAGACGATGCATCGGGAATAGTTATAAAACCCTCTGAGATACCTGATATTATGATAAAAGAATTAGAACATGCCGTTAATGAAACTTTAACGGCGCTATCTCTTACGTTAAATACCGTAAAAGACGTAACAGTCGACAGGATAACTAAGGTTTATCCCGAAGTTTCCGAGGTCGATATAAATATAAAACCTCATTTTCTCGGCAGCATAAATCCCGAAGGAAACAGCGTTTTTATAATAGAATCTACTTTGCCTGAACGCAAACCCATCAAATCGCGTCTTATGCAGTTAAGTTTAACTTACGATATGCCGGACGGCAATTACCGCGGAGAAAACCCTCCGGAAGACGTTATTGTCGAGTTTACCATGGACGAATCCAAGGCGTCGGTTGTTAATAACGAAGTAATGCAGTGGGTTCAGCAAAGAAACGTAGGCAGTTTATTGGAAAAAGCATTAAAAGAAGCGGGCGAGGATCCTTCTAACGCCTCTAAAACTTTAGATATGGCAAAACGTATGACCGTTAAGCTCGGCAATAGCGCTATGACTAAAATAATAGAGAAGGCGCAGGATGAAATAAAAGAAAATAAAACTATAAGCATAGGTACGTCGAAAACTTTAAGGATAGGTTCAAAAACAAAAACAATAAAAATTAGTCAGGAAAACGAACTTTCCGACGAGCAGATTAGAAAACTTTCCGGAATTTAA
- a CDS encoding type II/IV secretion system protein, whose translation MILVTGPTGSGKTTTLYSILSELNKNESINISTAEDPIEYDFSGINQIQIDETLKNSKTGATLNFAEVLRSFLRQDPDIIMVGEIRDYETSSIAIQAALTGHLVLSTIHTNNASATVTRLINMNIEPFLISSSLNLIIAQRLIRKLCLECKEELDESDVKKLGISAAYSDNDNYRQNKNNYFKLYKAKAKGCPTCNNTGYKGRIPIYEMLEINDEIRGLINGNASESEIEKSAIKNGMKTLSDSAKEKFLSGVTSLEEILPYIKSSKRKA comes from the coding sequence ATGATACTAGTTACCGGGCCTACCGGTTCCGGAAAAACTACGACGCTTTATTCTATATTAAGCGAATTGAATAAAAACGAATCTATAAATATATCGACGGCGGAAGACCCTATAGAATATGATTTTTCAGGAATAAATCAGATACAGATAGACGAAACGCTTAAAAATTCTAAGACCGGCGCAACTTTGAATTTTGCCGAGGTTCTCAGATCATTTTTAAGACAGGATCCTGATATAATTATGGTAGGGGAAATAAGGGATTACGAAACGTCTTCTATAGCTATTCAGGCTGCGCTGACAGGCCATCTGGTTCTTTCGACTATTCATACGAACAATGCTTCGGCTACCGTAACAAGATTAATAAATATGAATATTGAACCTTTTTTAATTTCATCAAGTTTAAATCTTATTATAGCGCAAAGGCTTATAAGAAAACTCTGTTTAGAATGCAAAGAAGAACTTGACGAATCCGACGTAAAAAAACTCGGAATATCCGCCGCATACAGTGATAACGATAATTACCGTCAAAATAAAAATAATTATTTTAAACTTTATAAAGCTAAAGCAAAAGGATGTCCTACATGCAATAATACCGGATATAAAGGCAGAATACCGATATACGAAATGCTTGAAATAAACGATGAAATAAGAGGGCTGATAAACGGTAATGCATCGGAATCCGAAATAGAAAAGTCGGCAATAAAAAACGGCATGAAAACTCTTTCGGATTCTGCAAAAGAAAAATTTTTAAGCGGCGTTACTTCTTTGGAAGAAATATTGCCGTATATTAAAAGCAGTAAAAGGAAAGCATAG